A region from the Coffea eugenioides isolate CCC68of chromosome 9, Ceug_1.0, whole genome shotgun sequence genome encodes:
- the LOC113782609 gene encoding F-box/kelch-repeat protein SKIP25-like, whose product MNAPTGMCKRQDRAKIDDNHQTRDEDQMVLIPGLPNHLAHLCLSALCPSLLNSVCQSWRRFIYSPNFPPFFSLYALLSSTSPTSNSVEFFCFDPISLAWESLPSPLSNPPLKLLHRHSSFISRILPIQSLTVSGRLVLIAATNDKFLPAFHRPLGFDPLSNKWFFGPPLLTPRRWCITGSADGAIYVVSGVGSNYRGDVARSVEKWDMKKKETEWNWEQMAALKDGRYSREAVEAVGYNGKLCIVNVKGNAIKEAAVYNIMTNQWEVMPEGMRGGWNGPTATDDGGLMYVVDETTGVLSRYTSENDHWEELIESEFLKGADQIAAGRGRVCAVCADGARIAVVDVVDKPARIWIVNPPPKTEAVAVHILPRMIRQDYD is encoded by the coding sequence ATGAATGCTCCCACGGGAATGTGCAAAAGGCAAGACAGAGCTAAAATTGATGACAACCATCAAACACGCGATGAAGATCAGATGGTGCTGATTCCAGGCCTACCAAACCACCTTGCACATCTTTGCCTCTCAGCCCTTTGCCCTTCCCTCCTCAATTCAGTTTGCCAATCTTGGCGCCGGTTCATATATTCCCCAAACTTCCCTCCATTCTTCTCCCTCTATGCCCTTCTTTCCTCAACTTCACCAACCTCGAACTCGGTTGAATTCTTCTGCTTCGACCCCATTTCATTAGCATGGGAATCTCTCCCCAGCCCACTGTCCAATCCACCCCTGAAGCTCCTCCACCGCCATTCATCTTTCATATCAAGAATCCTCCCAATTCAGTCCCTAACTGTTTCTGGTCGGTTAGTTCTCATTGCCGCGACTAATGACAAGTTCCTTCCTGCCTTCCATCGTCCGTTAGGCTTCGACCCTCTATCGAACAAGTGGTTTTTCGGCCCTCCACTTCTCACCCCGCGTAGATGGTGCATCACTGGCTCAGCTGATGGAGCAATCTACGTCGTAAGCGGCGTCGGATCGAACTACAGAGGGGATGTAGCAAGGTCTGTGGAGAAATGGGAtatgaagaaaaaggaaactgAATGGAATTGGGAACAAATGGCAGCACTGAAAGATGGGAGATACAGTAGAGAAGCTGTTGAAGCTGTCGGATACAATGGGAAGCTATGCATTGTTAACGTTAAAGGGAATGCTATTAAAGAAGCTGCTGTTTACAATATCATGACGAATCAGTGGGAGGTGATGCCTGAGGGGATGCGTGGAGGATGGAATGGACCAACCGCGACGGACGATGGAGGACTAATGTATGTGGTGGACGAGACAACCGGGGTTTTAAGCAGGTATACATCTGAGAATGATCATTGGGAGGAGTTGATTGAATCGGAGTTTTTGAAAGGTGCTGATCAAATAGCTGCTGGAAGAGGAAGAGTTTGCGCAGTTTGCGCTGATGGTGCACGTATTGCTGTGGTGGATGTGGTGGATAAACCAGCAAGAATTTGGATAGTGAATCCCCCACCTAAGACGGAAGCTGTTGCTGTTCATATATTGCCAAGGATGATCCGACAAGATTATGATTAG